The following proteins come from a genomic window of Metarhizium brunneum chromosome 2, complete sequence:
- the uaY_2 gene encoding Positive regulator of purine utilization, with amino-acid sequence MTSSRGADSSGSPCSRKRPREDSPDDCLPDDDARDGNDTSQGVADGRLGSVAGQSTNFRNVSACSRCRSRKNRCDQRLPRCTSCAKVGAACVGYDALTKRELPRSYVFYLENRVERLEKLLVSHGIAFPPADDLDMSARGEANGDEPGPSSPGRPAIQDSLDFFLGNRRKSFASSDNKGNSPKAMSRDSMGSALLNPQTAATFMAVALHTTQTSNLDNEKMLKYHMEDPQGFEATRCAMPDKALALKLVRAYFHRANPQIPILERACFTKIFDKAYSGQGGGLRPREQYLLNMVFAIGCSHGFINEQDKDKAIGAPCVGSNTSKANLSPEEYYSRACMYFDQCIVREKSLEVLQAVLLLASFSLLRPVLPGAWYITGIAIRMAIDLGLHCDTDDDAPDRVPSPMEHSRPGAANGDECAETEETAQRDIREVRRRLWWCTYSLDRLVSISAGRPFGISDNDVCTPLPSLDEDDTPKDGESTNSPESHDLPQSYKYLTHHFIKLRLLQSDIYAAGRTCKGHASKITMRQEETASESPFEADSDPESKWQWLEGMEKRALEWKASAPTTHVTGVLFPKAIFEFYYWQTIVLLYQRDAKIPALMQEVQSVLDKLHVSAAPASEADVFTTRRYIKMAQAGQRVLRMYRQRHLAGCIKYTYSSALYLFSVAISYLHAVAQSSAVRARFTPDDVDFTILAARSIFADMADTCPDATMWTEALERTAKATTRITRLYDDLDQPSRPADWDEDGGGVLSDHGVTSAASDAHVGREDGAHAWQTLGGYEDSRPRGSPIHWDFADETTSFRLGGDDAVSALDMAVPPFGSLPAQALADMESRRGDIESGDLFDLETIWQLDNLATEAPHMCRVLNVGASVVETGQV; translated from the exons ATGACGTCTTCACGAGGTGCGGACTCGTCAGGCTCGCCTTGCTCGCGGAAACGCCCTCGGGAGGACTCTCCGGACGACTGTCTtccagacgacgacgccagaGACGGCAACGACACATCCCAGGGCGTGGCCGATGGTCGACTTGGCTCGGTGGCCGGCCAAAGCACCAACTTTCGCAACGTCAGTGCCTGCAGCCGATGCCGTTCTCGTAAGAATCGATGTGACCAGAGGCTTCCACGCTGCACCAGCTGTGCCAAAGTCGGCGCCGCCTGTGTTGGGTATGATGCGCTGACGAAAAGGGAGCTGCCCAGGAG CTACGTCTTTTATCTCGAGAATCGAGTGGAAAGATTGGAGAAACTACTCGTGTCGCATGGCATAGCTTTCCCACCGGCGGATGATCTGGACATGTCCGCTCGCGGGGAGGCGAATGGTGACGAGCCAGGCCCGTCGTCACCTGGACGACCTGCAATTCAAGACAGCCTAGACTTCTTTCTTGGCAACCGTCGTAAATCTTTTGCCTCGTCAGACAATAAAGGCAATTCGCCCAAAGCCATGAGCCGAGACTCCATGGGCTCTGCTTTGCTCAACCCCCAGACGGCCGCCACCTTCATGGCCGTGGCACTCCATACTACTCAGACATCAAATCTCGACAATGAAAAGATGCTCAAATATCACATGGAGGACCCCCAAGGTTTCGAGGCTACGCGTTGTGCGATGCCAGACAAGGCCCTCGCACTCAAGCTGGTCAGAGCCTACTTTCACCGAGCCAATCCCCAAATTCCCATTCTGGAACGCGCGTGCTTCACCAAAATATTTGACAAGGCATATTCAGGCCAAGGAGGCGGCTTGAGGCCCCGGGAACAGTACCTACTGAACATGGTGTTTGCCATCGGGTGTAGCCACGGCTTTATCAACGAGcaagacaaggacaaggccatcgGCGCTCCATGTGTCGGGTCGAATACGTCCAAGGCTAACCTTTCGCCCGAGGAGTATTATTCACGAGCCTGCATGTATTTCGACCAATGCATCGTGCGAGAGAAGAGCTTGGAGGTGCTGCAAGCCGTCCTGCTTCTGGCCAGCTTTTCGCTCCTGCGGCCCGTGTTGCCAGGCGCCTG GTACATTACCGGGATTGCCATACGCATGGCCATCGACCTAGGCCTGCACTGCgacaccgacgacgacgccccGGACCGTGTTCCCAGTCCCATGGAGCATTCTCGGCCCGGCGCTGCCAACGGGGACGAGTGTGCAGAGACCGAGGAGACTGCCCAGAGGGATATTCGCGAAGTAAGGCGGCGGCTATGGTGGTGCACGTACAGCCTGGATCGACTTGTTAGCATCAGCGCCGGCCGGCCGTTTGGCATCAGCGACAACGATGTATGCACCCCGTTGCCATCCTTGGATGAGGACGACACGCCAAAAGACGGAGAAAGCACAAATAGTCCCGAGTCTCACGACCTGCCGCAAAGTTACAAGTATCTTACGCATCACTTCATCAAGCTGCGGCTACTCCAGTCCGACATTTACGCCGCGGGCCGAACTTGCAAGGGGCACGCCTCGAAAATCACCATGCGGCAAGAAGAGACGGCCTCAGAGTCCCCGTTCGAGGCAGACTCCGACCCCGAGTCCAAGTGGCAATGGCTAGAAGGCATGGAGAAGCGCGCCCTCGAGTGGAAGGCGTCGGCGCCCACGACGCACGTCACGGGTGTCTTGTTCCCCAAGGCCATTTTCGAGTTTTACTACTGGCAGACCATTGTGCTCCTGTACCAGCGCGACGCCAAGATCCCCGCCTTGATGCAAGAGGTGCAGTCCGTCTTGGACAAGTTGCACgtctcggcggcgccggcctcgGAAGCAGACGTTTTCACAACAAGGAGGTATATAAAGATGGCCCAAGCCGGACAGCGCGTGCTGCGCATGTACCGACAGCGCCACCTCGCCGGCTGCATCAAGTACACGTACAGCTCGGCCCTGTATCTCTTTTCCGTCGCCATTTCCTATCTCCACGCCGTGGCGCAATCATCCGCCGTGCGTGCCCGGTTT ACACCCGATGACGTCGACTTTACGATTCTGGCGGCGAGGTCCATCTTCGCCGACATGGCCGATACCTGCCCCGACGCGACGATGTGGACCGAGGCGCTGGAGCGGACGGCCAAGGCAACCACGCGAATCACCCGGCTGTACGACGACCTGGACCAGCCGTCCCGGCCGGCAGACTgggacgaggacggcggcggtgtaCTTTCAGACCACGGCGTGACCTCTGCGGCATCAGACGCCCATGTCGGGCGGGAAGACGGCGCACACGCGTGGCAGACGCTGGGGGGGTACGAGGATTCCCGGCCGCGCGGGAGCCCAATACAC TGGGATTTTGCCGACGAGACGACGTCGTTCCGGTTGGGgggcgacgatgccgttTCGGCGTTGGACATGGCCGTGCCGCCGTTCGGCTCTCTGCCGGCGCAGGCGCTGGCTGACATGGAGAGCAGGAGGGGCGACATTGAGTCCGGGGACCTTTTTGACCTGGAAACTATATGGCAGCTGGACAATCTTGCGACAGAGGCCCCGCACATGTGTCGAGTGTTGAATGTTGGCGCGTCGGTGGTGGAAACGGGGCAGGTTTGA